Within the Drosophila melanogaster chromosome 3R genome, the region CTCTTAAATTGGATTTCCTGATTTTACTGAAAGTGCAtgagtgtttaaaaaaataattaccCTCATATAATCCGGATCGATGCCATTCTTCAGATGTGTGGGAAGATTCTCATCCAAGGCCAAGCGGAAAGCTAGATTGCAATCCAGTGTTTGGACCAGCTTTGACATCAGCTTCATCATTGCCATGGCATGCCCGTGCAGCTTACTCAGGTTAATCTTTCCATCTTTCCTGAAAAAGTTTATGAGATCCTCGTTCCTCGTAAGGAAACTAGGTCGCTCAAATGAGATGTGAGCTAGTAAGTCAAATCAGTGCAGAATACCTGTAAAAATTTTCCTTGCCAAATCGGCGCTGAAATGGCTCAATTAAACGCCAGGCATTCCGCAAGGACGCCTTCTCCACCATTGTGAACTCATTTTCGTCAGCTTTGTAGCTCAAATCTCGATCAGGTAGCGGTTTTGGGTAAACCGGAAAATTCGCACGGCGAAACTTATCCTCATCACTCCCGTCCGACTGATTGTTTTGGCTTATGCGGCT harbors:
- the glob2 gene encoding globin 2, isoform B, yielding MSQISKLTHISRISQNNQSDGSDEDKFRRANFPVYPKPLPDRDLSYKADENEFTMVEKASLRNAWRLIEPFQRRFGKENFYSFLTRNEDLINFFRKDGKINLSKLHGHAMAMMKLMSKLVQTLDCNLAFRLALDENLPTHLKNGIDPDYMRMLATALKSYILASSVIENHNSCSLSNGLARLVEIVGEYAVVDEARKRAMSTALRTTVDDAGNRIVKVALGT
- the glob2 gene encoding globin 2, isoform D, whose product is MSQISKLTHISRISQNNQSDGSDEDKFRRANFPVYPKPLPDRDLSYKADENEFTMVEKASLRNAWRLIEPFQRRFGKENFYRKDGKINLSKLHGHAMAMMKLMSKLVQTLDCNLAFRLALDENLPTHLKNGIDPDYMRMLATALKSYILASSVIENHNSCSLSNGLARLVEIVGEYAVVDEARKRAMSTALRTTVDDAGNRIVKVALGT
- the glob2 gene encoding globin 2, isoform C — protein: MSQISKLTHISRISQNNQSDGSDEDKFRRANFPVYPKPLPDRDLSYKADENEFTMVEKASLRNAWRLIEPFQRRFGKENFYSFLTRNEDLINFFRKDGKINLSKLHGHAMAMMKLMSKLVQTLDCNLAFRLALDENLPTHLKNGIDPDYMRMLATALKSYILASSVIENHNSCSLSNGLARLVEIVDSDCLASLDKGNEIFFGNLPVPCITEGPLRIGN